The following are encoded together in the Salvia hispanica cultivar TCC Black 2014 chromosome 6, UniMelb_Shisp_WGS_1.0, whole genome shotgun sequence genome:
- the LOC125195356 gene encoding uncharacterized protein LOC125195356 → MENPNGNNEEVPPPPPPPLNQDQIILQLQQQMEEMRREREEERRRDAPVRNAFGNVNIPMPPIDPRVNANNFELKTALIQFVEQRVFSGRPTEDPNMHLAKFLEIANTTKLNGVPEDTIKLRLFPFSLTGYARDWFDNLEPGSVISWDDLAKKFLERFFPLSSTLNLQAEISHFKMKSQESMFEAWERFNALLKKCPNHGLSPGHQVSLFYNGCSEFIKSQLDFGSGGSFLDKGVDECKKMLQRLAYTSKSWSSGRDGSMPVASVVDSDAFNLLNQQMMILNQKVDSISLGMAPNVEPQPTVEDVNYVHQGGNQRNFYNYRPNNGGGNYRPSFNTHPNLSYGNPNNAIQPSGVNNAPSTSKSSSDVTNELLKALMEKTDGIMEHSTKRIDKVETAVVEVATRMGALEHQMSQIAQTVGQLHQPGQFPSTTIPNPKDCKAIYLRSGTSYESPPMPEVEAKEVPEEEKEEEEIEVESPNMPSEGQPETIIPPKPMEVKIPFPQVVHKKKLDEKFAKFLEIFKRVHLNIPLIEALQQMPGYLKFLKEIMSKKKKLVDYETVSLTENCSAIIQQKMPAKMKDPGS, encoded by the coding sequence ATGGAAAATCCAAATGGGAACAACGAGGAAGtaccacctccacctccacctccccttaatcaagaccaaatcatCCTCCAACTACAACAACAAATGGAGGAGATGAGAAGGGAAAGAGAGGAGGAAAGGAGAAGAGATGCACCGGTTAGAAATGCATTTGGGAACGTTAATATCCCAATGCCACCCATTGATCCAAGAGTGAATGCCAACAATTTTGAGTTGAAGACGGCATTGATCCAATTTGTGGAGCAACGTGTTTTCTCGGGAAGGCCCACGGAGGATCCTAATATGCACTTAGCCAAATTCTTGGAGATTGCCAACACTACCAAGCTTAATGGGGTTCCCGAAGATACAATCAAGCTTAGGCTATTCCCTTTCTCATTGACGGGATATGCTAGAGATTGGTTTGATAACCTTGAGCCGGGCTCGGTTATAAGTTGGGACGACTTAGCCAAAAAGTTCTTGGAGAGGTTCTTCCCTCTTAGCTCTACTCTCAACCTACAAGCGGAGATCTCCCACTTTAAAATGAAGAGCCAAGAGTCTATGTTCGAAGCATGGGAGAGATTCAATGCTTTGTTGAAGAAGTGTCCTAACCATGGGTTGTCTCCGGGCCATCAAGTGAGCCTTTTCTATAATGGATGCTCGGAATTTATCAAAAGTCAACTAGACTTTGGTTCGGGGGGATCATTCTTGGACAAAGGGGTTGATGAGTGCAAGAAGATGCTTCAAAGGCTTGCATACACTAGCAAGAGTTGGAGCTCGGGTCGAGATGGCTCTATGCCGGTAGCTTCGGTTGTTGATTCGGATGCATTCAATCTCCTCAACCAACAAATGATGATTCTCAATCAAAAGGTGGATAGCATAAGTTTGGGGATGGCACCCAATGTAGAGCCTCAACCTACCGTAGAGGATGTTAATTATGTGCATCAAGGAGGAAATCAAAGGAACTTCTACAATTATCGCCCCAACAATGGGGGTGGTAATTATCGTCCATCCTTCAATACACATCCAAATCTTTCGTATGGGAATCCGAATAATGCTATTCAACCAAGTGGGGTTAACAATGCACCTAGCACTTCAAAGTCTTCAAGTGATGTTACCAATGAGCTTCTAAAAGCTTTGATGGAGAAGACCGATGGGATTATGGAACACTCTACCAAGAGAATTGATAAAGTTGAGACGGCGGTGGTAGAAGTTGCTACAAGAATGGGGGCCTTGGAGCACCAAATGAGTCAAATTGCTCAAACCGTGGGTCAACTTCATCAACCGGGGCAATTCCCAAGCACTACAATTCCAAATCCGAAAGATTGCAAGGCAATCTACTTGAGGAGTGGGACAAGTTATGAGAGTCCTCCTATGCCCGAAGTGGAAGCTAAGGAAGTACccgaagaagagaaagaagaagaggaaatagAGGTGGAGTCACCTAATATGCCATCCGAGGGTCAACCCGAGACAATTATTCCTCCCAAGCCCATGGAAGTCAAAATTCCTTTTCCTCAAGTGGTGCACAAGAAGAAATTAGATGAGAAGTTTGCAAAGTTCCTTGAGATCTTCAAGAGGGTGCACCTCAATATACCTCTCATTGAGGCACTCCAACAAATGCCCGGCTATCTCAAATTCTTGAAGGAGATTAtgtcaaagaagaagaagttggtTGATTATGAAACCGTGAGCTTGACCGAGAATTGTAGTGCAATCATCCAACAAAAGATGCCGGCAAAGATGAAAGATCCGGGGAGCTGA
- the LOC125195358 gene encoding uncharacterized protein LOC125195358 has protein sequence MENPNGNNEEVPPPPPPPLNQDQIILQLQQQMEEMRREREEERRRDAPVRNAFGNVNIPMPPIDPRVNANNFELKTALIQFVEQRVFSGRPTEDPNMHLAKFLEIANTTKLNGVPEDTIKLRLFPFSLTGYARDWFDNLEPGSVISWDDLAKKFLERFFPLSSTLNLQAEISHFKMKSQESMFEAWERFNALLKKCPNHGLSPGHQVSLFYNGCSEFIKSQLDFGSGGSFLDKGVDECKKMLQRLAYTSKSWSSGRDGSMPVASVVDSDAFNLLNQQMMILNQKVDSISLGMAPNVEPQPTVEDVNYVHQGGNQRNFYNYRPNNGGGNYRPSFNTHPNLSYGNPNNAIQPSGVNNAPSTSKSSTDVTNELLKALMEKTDGIMEHSTKRIDKVETAVVEVATRMGALEHQMSQIAQTVGQLHQPGQFPSTTIPNPKDCKAIYLRSGTSYESPPMPEVEAKEVPEEEKEEEEIEVESPNMPSEGQPETIIPPKPMEVKIPFPQVVHKKKLDEKFAKFLEIFKRVHLNIPLIEALQQMPGYLKFLKEIMSKKKKLVDYETVSLTENCSAIIQQKMPAKMKDPGSFNISCVIGNDRQTKALCDLGASINLMPLSFFRKLKFGVLKPTTITLQMADKSVKFPNGILENVLVRVNDFIFPVDFVVLDMKEDPNVPLILGRPFLATGKALIDVTKGELTLRHGNKTAILSMLDKMKRHEMEESKRVEEVPLEIEECKVIQVSKDVEVEKPLEEILVPNWFFELENETSLGEQKKEVPKWANGESHGVDLGENDKPIWWKKRLNKLYLAAKARTGPDEVIQVSLDH, from the coding sequence ATGGAAAATCCAAATGGGAACAACGAGGAAGtaccacctccacctccacctccccttaatcaagaccaaatcatCCTCCAACTACAACAACAAATGGAGGAGATGAGAAGGGAAAGAGAGGAGGAAAGGAGAAGAGATGCACCGGTTAGAAATGCATTTGGGAACGTTAATATCCCAATGCCACCCATTGATCCAAGAGTGAATGCCAACAATTTTGAGTTGAAGACGGCATTGATCCAATTTGTGGAGCAACGTGTTTTCTCGGGAAGGCCCACGGAGGATCCTAATATGCACTTAGCCAAATTCTTGGAGATTGCCAACACTACCAAGCTTAATGGGGTTCCCGAAGATACAATCAAGCTTAGGCTATTCCCTTTCTCATTGACGGGATATGCTAGAGATTGGTTTGATAACCTTGAGCCGGGCTCGGTTATAAGTTGGGACGACTTAGCCAAAAAGTTCTTGGAGAGGTTCTTCCCTCTTAGCTCTACTCTCAACCTACAAGCGGAGATCTCCCACTTTAAAATGAAGAGCCAAGAGTCTATGTTCGAAGCATGGGAGAGATTCAATGCTTTGTTGAAGAAGTGTCCTAACCATGGGTTGTCTCCGGGCCATCAAGTGAGCCTTTTCTATAATGGATGCTCGGAATTTATCAAAAGTCAACTAGACTTTGGTTCGGGGGGATCATTCTTGGACAAAGGGGTTGATGAGTGCAAGAAGATGCTTCAAAGGCTTGCATACACTAGCAAGAGTTGGAGTTCGGGTCGAGATGGCTCTATGCCGGTAGCTTCGGTTGTTGATTCGGATGCATTCAATCTCCTCAACCAACAAATGATGATTCTCAATCAAAAGGTGGATAGCATAAGTTTGGGGATGGCACCCAATGTAGAGCCTCAACCTACCGTAGAGGATGTTAATTATGTGCATCAAGGAGGAAATCAAAGGAACTTCTACAATTATCGCCCCAACAATGGGGGTGGTAATTATCGTCCATCCTTCAATACACATCCAAATCTTTCGTATGGGAATCCGAATAATGCTATTCAACCAAGTGGGGTTAACAATGCACCTAGCACTTCAAAGTCTTCAACTGATGTTACCAATGAGCTTCTAAAAGCTTTGATGGAGAAGACCGATGGGATTATGGAACACTCTACCAAGAGAATTGATAAAGTTGAGACGGCGGTGGTAGAAGTTGCTACAAGAATGGGGGCCTTGGAGCACCAAATGAGTCAAATTGCTCAAACCGTGGGTCAACTTCATCAACCGGGGCAATTCCCAAGCACTACAATTCCAAATCCGAAAGATTGCAAGGCAATCTACTTGAGGAGTGGGACAAGTTATGAGAGTCCTCCTATGCCCGAAGTGGAAGCTAAGGAAGTACccgaagaagagaaagaagaagaggaaatagAGGTGGAGTCACCTAATATGCCATCCGAGGGTCAACCCGAGACAATTATTCCTCCCAAGCCCATGGAAGTCAAAATTCCTTTTCCTCAAGTGGTGCACAAGAAGAAATTAGATGAGAAGTTTGCAAAGTTCCTTGAGATCTTCAAGAGGGTGCACCTCAATATACCTCTCATTGAGGCACTCCAACAAATGCCCGGCTATCTCAAATTCTTGAAGGAGATTAtgtcaaagaagaagaagttggtTGATTATGAAACCGTGAGCTTGACCGAGAATTGTAGTGCAATCATCCAACAAAAGATGCCGGCAAAGATGAAAGATCCAGGAAGCTTCAACATCTCTTGTGTGATCGGGAATGATAGGCAAACCAAGGCCTTGTGTGATTTGGGGGCAAGCATAAATCTTATGCCCTTAAGCTTCTTCCGGAAGTTAAAGTTTGGTGTTTTGAAGCCGACTACCATCACCCTTCAAATGGCGGATAAGTCCGTCAAGTTCCCCAATGGAATTCTTGAAAATGTCTTAGTAAGGGTGAATGATTTTATCTTCCCCGTGGACTTTGTAGTCTTGGACATGAAGGAGGATCCTAATGTTCCTCTCATTCTTGGAAGACCATTCCTTGCAACCGGGAAAGCTTTAATTGATGTCACCAAGGGAGAACTCACCCTTAGGCATGGAAACAAGACGGCTATCCTCTCTATGTTAGACAAGATGAAACGCCATGAAATGGAAGAATCCAAGAGAGTAGAAGAGGTGCCTTTGGAAATTGAAGAGTGCAAGGTGATACAAGTGTCTAAGGATGTTGAAGTTGAGAAGCCATTGGAGGAGATCTTGGTCCCTAATTGGTTTTTTGAGCTTGAGAATGAAACAAGTTTGGGGGAGCAAAAGAAGGAGGTGCCAAAATGGGCAAATGGTGAATCTCATGGAGTTGACCTTGGAGAAAATGACAAGCCTATTTGGTGGAAAAAGCGGCTAAACAAGCTCTATTTGGCCGCAAAAGCTAGGACGGGCCCCGATGAGGTGATCCAAGTGAGCTTGGACCATTAA
- the LOC125195359 gene encoding uncharacterized protein LOC125195359, protein MTVWQFIEKVHSDMKITISSGKATRFMHQARKMIEVDLVRQYKRLQDYRAEILRSNPGSTVVLSTHRLTDGTNKFKGIYIAYEACKISFKRHCRRLVGLDGCHLKGQAKGILLTAVGLDPNDQIFPIAHAVVHIENTEIWTWFLGLLVMDLEITDSSKWTFISDKQKGLIAAMRACVEHAEHRMCVWHMHNNFKKQFPSSKLKDKIWEAARATNTYGFDEVLLEIKNQSQGAYKWLMEHTRKENWSRAFFGFDAKCDILVNNISKCYNKVLLFARQKPLYAMLECIRMYLMDRFTTRRKMGAKMEDVFGPKIRKKLEKAKQKMGECMVREASEWIYQVNTARDEQFSVNLRERTCSCRRWMLTGIPCPHAIAAIETTSENVDSFVSNIYCKATFQQVYAPIIYPVLGPQVWKRTEYPDIVPPEITKLSGRPKGARQKTVEETRQITRAKARAARKVHVREQGDGFMTMSRKELMSDYKCRLYGAVGHNKRSFRERQSAASTSNPKPTPGKKQKRSEEQPKCALCRQPGHNRARCMSAIADMYANPASSATGDN, encoded by the exons ATGACTGTGTGGCAGTTCATCGAGAAGGTGCACTCCGACATGAAGATCACCATATCTTCTGGAAAGGCTACGAGATTCATGCATCAAGCCCGTAAGATGATTGAAGTGGACTTGGTGAGACAATACAAGCGATTGCAAGATTATAGGGCAGAAATTCTAAGGAGTAATCCTGGTAGCACTGTTGTCTTATCGACCCATCGTCTTACTGATGGGACTAACAAGTTTAAAGGGATATATATAGCTTACGAAGCATGTAAGATCTCGTTCAAACGCCATTGTCGCCGCTTAGTAGGGCTAGATGGGTGCCATCTCAAAGGCCAAGCCAAGGGAATACTTCTGACAGCCGTCGGGCTCGACCCGAATGATCAAATATTTCCAATCGCACATGCCGTTGTTCACATTGAAAACACGGAGATATGGACTTGGTTTCTGGGACTTCTAGTCATGGATCTGGAGATAACTGACTCCAGcaaatggacatttatatcagATAAACAGAAG GGTCTGATTGCCGCTATGCGGGCCTGCGTTGAGCATGCCGAACACCGTATGTGTGTTTGGCATATGCACAACAATTTCAAGAAGCAGTTTCCTTCGTCAAAGTTGAAGGATAAAATATGGGAGGCAGCTCGGGCTACCAACACTTATGGATTTGATGAGGTTTTATTGGAAATCAAGAATCAAAGTCAAGGCGCATACAAATGGTTGATGGAGCACACAAGGAAGGAGAATTGGAGTCGAGCCTTCTTCGGGTTCGATGCAAAATGTGACATCCTTGTCAATAACATTTCCAAATGTTATAACAAGGTGTTACTATTTGCTCGTCAGAAGCCGTTGTATGCGATGCTAGAGTGCATCCGAATGTACCTGATGGATAGATTTACAACAAGGAGGAAGATGGGTGCCAAAATGGAGGATGTGTTTGGGCCGAAAATCCGTAAGAAGCTCGAAAAGGCAAAACAGAAAATGGGAGAATGTATGGTAAGGGAGGCTTCCGAGTGGATCTATCAAGTGAATACAGCTCGAGATGAGCAATTTTCGGTTAATCTGAGGGAGCGAACGTGCAGCTGCAGGAGATGGATGTTGACGGGGATACCTTGTCCACACGCAATTGCTGCTATAGAGACGACATCAGAGAACGTAGATAGCTTCGTCTCCAATATATACTGCAAGGCTACGTTCCAACAGGTCTACGCCCCCATCATCTACCCGGTGCTGGGTCCACAAGTGTGGAAGAGGACCGAGTATCCTGATATTGTGCCACCCGAGATTACCAAACTGTCTGGACGTCCCAAGGGTGCTAGACAAAAGACCGTTGAAGAGACAAGACAAATAACAAGAGCCAAGGCTCGGGCAGCTCGGAAAGTGCATGTTAGAGAACAAGGAGATGGATTTATGACGATGTCTAGGAAAGAATTAATGTCGGATTATAAGTGCCGACTTTATGGTGCAGTCGGCCACAACAAAAGAAGTTTTCGAGAGCGCCAGTCAGCGGCATCAACGAGCAACCCGAAACCTACACCAG GCAAGAAACAAAAGCGGTCCGAAGAGCAGCCAAAATGTGCATTGTGTCGCCAACCCGGCCACAACAGGGCACGTTGTATGAGTGCCATAGCTGACATGTATGCGAATCCGGCATCTTCGGCGACGGGTGACAACTAA